A stretch of DNA from Solenopsis invicta isolate M01_SB chromosome 5, UNIL_Sinv_3.0, whole genome shotgun sequence:
AATTACGCTCCGGTCCTAAACCGCAAACGTAACaccagaataaaattttaaactttgattaatattttgaggacACATGTAAAACAAATTTAGAAAACTTCTGGACTTGTTTGGGTTTTGcggaaattttctatttatttttcccgtttattttgtttgatttttgctaGAATAAATTGTTCATAACATGACGTTACTGACAGAGAACGATTTAGTGCcataattttcaaagatttaaagaaatagaTTTGTTTGGTTTTTCATAGGGAATCCTTCATATTTATCTTCTCAAGTCTACGCGactttcatattaattttgtgCAACAagtgaaaaatacatataacatttttaaacaatatttccgTCAAGTAGAACGCTTTTGATTTCGTCTTTAGATTAGATAGATCTCGTACCATGCGTTTGAAGAGCGTGATGAGCATGCTCGCGACGGCTTACATTGTCAGGTAGCGCGATCCGCGGCAACGCGGCTCGAGCTATCTCTTATCTTTTTTGTCGTGTCTCTAACGACGTCTTTAACGTAAAACCGGCCGATGTCCAGGAAAGTGCTTTAAGTGCGGTCGTCGCGTTGACAAGAAGGATAGGCGCCAGGAAACTGGTTCGTGCCGAGCGAGTCTTCTAAAGcgatgcgcgcgcgcacgagtacacgtgaagaaaaaaaatttgcagataTACATCAGCGAAACGCGCGTCGCGAGAGAGTCGATTACCGTTATTATTGAATTTCATTAAACGGCCCGGTCGCGActagagaagaagaagaagcgcgACACACGCTCTCTGCATACGAGCGAAGGCGCCGTACCGCGCGGTGCAAAATGCTATTAAGGTGTGGTTCGGAATGCAGTCCGGCGTTAATGAAAGAGCGATATCGCCGATATAATAATAACGctagtttcaatttttttttcagataatGTGTTAACATAACATCAATCTGTGAGACCACTAAAAGTAcagtttttactttttttcccccttttattttaatagaaaatagaaagttgactacaaattttcttttattaaaaaaaaatttcaattttttatttgatttgattttaaattttttacttattttaatttttcaaagaattttgaataaaaatcagaattttttatttttagtaagcAGTTGCATGGTTTAACTGtttaataaatgaagaaacatgataaagaatataattattcttttcttattttaataaataataataagttgacTACGAATGTTCTTTCGTTAGAAGAAAGtccctttttcactttatttttatttcttacttatttcaacttattaaagaattttgcaaaattaatatcttttatttttatcaataagcAGTAATTTAACAAAGGAGAAAATACAGgaagaaattgttttttgtaattttcttaatgCTCAGTCAGTTTATCACAAAAATGCTCtatataatggaaaaaaaatgtggTTTACCAGTTAAagtgtcaaattttattttatcaaattataaaatttcgtATATTCCAGTCGTGGCCGTAGGAAATCGCGATGGAAGCTCAAATTCCACCACCAAGCATTACCGCCAGAGTACTTGGATCACTACGAAGCGTCGCTGGCCCAGGAAAGTCTAAATTCATCGCCGCCACGCATCATCGAGCCAGCAGCATCCAGTCCAGCGCCGACGAACTCGACGTCTACTCCAAGTCCCGTTTCCGACGTTCATGGTTGGCTACAACGAATCGCGGCTATGCAGCAGGAACTCTATCCGCAGGTCGCGCCGCCTCAATGTCCAACGGCCCTCGGTCATAATCAAGCCACCGGCACCAGGAGATCCGTCATCACGTCTGTGTCTTCGCAAACCTGCAACACAACTTATCCCAGTCATCATATCCAGCAGTCGCAATCGCAAACGTCTAGTAGACCTCCCATGAAATATTCTGATCTGCCGTATATGGGTGAAATCACTCTCGACAACAGCAAACCTAGACGTGGCCGAAAACCGAAGAAGGCTGATATATGCCATTTGATCTACAAGAATTATGGCACGATATTGCCGGGTACGCCTGGCCACGAGGAAAGGAGACTGTCGCCTCGCGATAAACAGGATCCCCGGGAGCGTGTGTCGCCTCAAGTGCCTTTCCAAAGGACTGATGTGCAGAATAGAATCAGTAGTTTGTTGGAAAAACGGTTGACTCAGGAGAACCGGCGAAGCTTCGCGATGTCTGAGAATTCGCGGGAGCAAGACGAGCCATTGAACCTCTGCATCAGAGATCTCAACCAGCTGAAGATTCGACTGCTGCGGAAACATGGAAACGTGTACGAGTCTGGCCAGGTAAAGAGCGAAACGTCCAGCGACGGTGAAGAGGTAGAGTGTTTGGGTACTGGCTTCCTGTCGGAACCAGCCAACTATTCGGATCCAGTTGGTCCTCGGTCGAATAACAGTTTTGTCAATCACAATAACAACGTGATCGATCCTGTGGTCGGTCACAACTCTGGCTTCATGTACTGGCCGAACGCTGGTGTGTTTATTCATCCAATGGCGTTGCAGTCCCAGTTGTTGTATTATCAGAAAGTCGCCCAGAACGACAAGTGTCCACCGCCGGCAACGGATCAACTGCCGAAAGAGCAAAAGATCGTTCCCAAATCGATATACTCAATGTTGGAGACGAAAAGCACGGCTCAAGTGTCGGCGTTGCCTACAGCTCCGACGGTACCAGTGTCGACTGCTACATCCACTTCACCTAGACCGAAGAGGAATGCGCCCTTGGGTCAGCAGCAGAATCAACCAACCAAACGGAAGCGTTCTGCCATATTTATACCACCGATGCCAACCGAGAACAACAATAATCCGGCGACGGAAGTGAGCATATGTAAATTCAAATTTACAGGTGGCGCCAAACCCAGTTTACAAGAAAAGAAGAGTCTCTCTGTGGACTCAGGGGGTAATTTCCGCTATTACAGCGGTACCGGTGATAAGAGCATGCGCGGTTACGAGTTTTTTCCCAGAGAGGCTCTCCAGCAACCGGCGGGACAATCTGGATCCACTTCCGCCGCCGGAGCTTTTCTCAACGCCGCCGGTGAGAGGATCCCACCGCCAACGGCGTGTCAGAGGAGTCCGGTCGGCCAGGACGACGGTCGACGAAAGAGGAAAACCAGAAAGTCCCTGCAGCGCGAAAAGTTGGAACAGACCTTCAAAGAAAAAGGCTTCCTTATTCAGACGCAACAATTGGAATCCGCGGAAGGCGCTACCTATTGCAAGTTCCGGCAGCTCAGGAAATTCACCAGATATCTGTTCAGAAGCTGGAAGGACTATTTGCCTGGTAATGTGCGCGAATTGAGTGGCTGCGGTAGCGGTGCTGCCGTTGCTATCGATAGCGATGTTGCTGATGTTGAGGTCGACGGTGACGCCGCTCTCGTTCCCTCGCCGCTTCCCCGTAACAATTTGCTGGATGTGCCGAATAACTTTGTGGAAGATCATCGGACTTTACCTATCACGTGAGACCTGAATCGCATTCGCGACGAGTCGAAATCATGACACGATGCCATTCGCATTGCTTTTTAgttgttaattttcttttttgcacaAACCTATATTGTGtgtattgataaatttaagaaaaaatttttcaaatctttaaaatttctttcaaagcctacatatattttaaaacagtgaAAATCGTTTgagagtttttatttaatttctctattttatctcaattaattttacacgctaatttctttaataatttctgtTCTAAATCTGGATTTAAGACGATTGAAAGACTcctcaaaattaaaattcaaaagttaACAATTTTCTGTTTAATCTTTAACTGAAATTTCATTGAATAATTGAACTGTCAAAGGTGTCACATGAAATGTGTCTatcaaatgtataaatattagcTGTACTACAAATGAATAATCCAaacttttcaattaaatttaattattttaaaaaaagtaatagaaattttttcatcaaaatatttgccattgttttctaataattttaaggCATCTTTTGGATGACTTACGAATTCCATCTCGGAAAAATGCTGTGTTTTTGAGcatgataaagttatttttgcattttattcatTGAGAGTGCGTCAGACAAGGTGTGTTGTATCGATTGGACTAAGCGCTAATTCGAAGAAGCCATATCTGGTGAATGCATTCAGTGTTGAGTACCAGCCAAGATTCATTATAATGGCTTTTGTCTTAAAAGACACGTGTGGTCTGGCGTTGTAACGAAACAATTTCACAGATCATTTTCCTTTGGACACTATATGGACGTTTTCGTTCCTGATTCAAATGGTTCAATTGGTACATTGACGTTGGTGCAATTCGCAATGTTTTGTTCAATTCTAACAGCTCGTAATAAATTACGCCCTTGATCAGATTTTTCCAAGGATCTCAAAAGTGATATTCGTTAATCACATTGAAATTATCTCTTAAATCAAAATGCTTACATATTGATACAATGCCGTTGTTGAGAACAGCAGATCAATTCGCACGCTTCTACAGTATTTTTTCCTTGCTGGAATTCATAAAGAATACGGTATTAGACATATACTTTATTTGCTGTTATTTTTGATTCTActaaattcaacattttttaacattatgttGAATTTTTCGTCAAATTAAGtgtccttttaatagctatatCAATACtacatatcttaaaaaaaaaacaagggtattatttaaatttaaattaattttaaaattgcttaaaaaatttgaattattcatttatacacactaaagaatttctttcaaaactacttatttaaaaactattacgtcgacatttttgatattaaaattttcctcCGAATGATCTCGGAAATCTGATATTAATCATCATGGCAAATCGGtgatatatgtgtgtgtgtgtgtgtatatatgtgtgtgtgtatataaaattacatatgtatGTTAATGAaggattttctacaaaaatcacATAAGTTTATTAGTTTCAatcaaacatttctttttaaatctgaCGTCAAATCATTATTTATCAGTAGCACTACATCACGAACAATTTTGTTCCGGTAAAAGTCAAAGAAAATggtaaacataaatataaattggtagtaaatataaaatatttgcaagaaaCAAACGTACAAGTTCAGaagtcttttaattttttaaaaatgggtttttaaaacattgatcAAAGCCTGAAACGTTGTTcttatatctttattataaatttagctaaaaatttatacaaaaagaaGTATAGAATATTTCTaagaacaatttatataaagtttgcaaagtttaaaaattgttactttataCCTTAAAcaatatttccttctttttatctttattattactattattattatataacaaaaagctaaatataatattatagaataaataaatagtaaatatatataaaatttcctcAAGGGCCAAACAAAtccaaaagttttttattttttattttttttaatggatactaaaatattaatcaaagcctAACAATTTTGTTCTTATACTGATCATATCCGGAGCAAAATTACATCATTTGGTTTTAATGATTtgaaaatgagtttttttttttgttttatgaacTTACTGGACTTGTTCGATTTTTGTAGAAAGCCCTTTCATCatgatataaacaaattttttgattattgtAGTATCGTGTCATGACGTGCCTCACGATAATAAAGTAAATCTTGATCATAGCTTAGTGCCAAAGATGAGAGACTGGAATGTACATAAAGTCGCAATAGAAAACGAGATAACCAAAGAGTGGTTTTGCTCTCGCCATACTGGAGTTAGAGTTGTGCGTGTAAGGTGATAATTcgttattaaacaatattattgaacTGCGATGCATTTGGGATGGTATCAAAGTAAGATTTGTAACGATACCGTCATACTTCTCTAAGCGAATCGTCGAAATATCTCTAACGAAATCTAGTCttatttatactctttttaaattgtaaacatGGGTTTTTTTGAGTTCGACGGATATTTATATGGAGCAATGGGTACAGCGGCAGCTCGGCTAATATCGcagatataatataaagaaacgCGAGCTTATACGCAACAATCGACATAATTCTGTATCGATATTATGCACAGTCGATTCTTCGTTTCTTCGATTTGCGCTTTGGAGCAATATGCGAACACATTTACCGatgttataaaaacacaatttgtttatatattatacttaataagtataataatagaGTTCAATAAGAAAATAGTTTTTACAGATTACGGAAGAATGcagtaatattttatcaaacttaTAACTGCTCATTCGTTGTGTCTACTGATCGTGAGCCGTCCAAAAAATGACATTCAAAACCGATATTTTTGCGTGTTTTATTTCTGATATTTGAAAGCCATAATAATCGTGACAACTACATTATTATAGGGTGTTTACTGTCAGGAAAAACCATGAAAACCtggaatttttttctcgttaaAATCGTggatttttatagaatttttttgttatccatggagattttatttttaaattttagttttatctctttttttcggataattgtttctttaattttttgtgtaatttgtgtgaatttttataaaaaatgtcaattgCGATAGAAGACAATACAATTATTCTAGATTAGCGTTGTTGAAtcacttttgaattttatatttgcgCTGAGCTATATCGGTTTACCACGgacaaatttacaatatttaaaattgaagtgGCTGTTGTTCatgatttgtataattaaagaaataactatttttgtataattaagaaacttgtataataaaattaatttatttcaaatttgcattaaaaagtTCTGTAATCTTACTtggaattttcaataaaatttctggaaaatcTGAGAATTATTAGACGAGAAAGAGAATTCGCAAgaaaattctcatttttttaaatgaaatttgagTAAACAACCTGTATTACGAAAAACGTAAGAATTGttacgtttatttaaatttgacagCATCTCATTATCTTTCTCCAATTATTCGATTTCCAACTCCAAGTATGCTACAAGACGTGATTCTTTCATCGAACTGAATATGTCGTGATATCTATGCTCCATTAAGCAGGATACCTGCAAATTGACCGTCCTATATTCGTGCCTGTTGTTCTTCTTGCGGCgacaagtaaaattattttatacttatgcTCATTGTATCGAAATCCTTATAGtctgtaatataataaaacaaattgttatCGATATGTTGAATGATGCTGATTTACTGATAATTCCATTCCatctaaagattttttgaaagagAGTTCTTAAAATTGGACTCTagagtaaaagaaaatataacaattttaagacagtttttttgaaatttaattaaaattcaaataaattaaaatttttatgactatgttcattaaaattatactcgagttatattaaaattatgttgaaattgtgttgaaaaatgtttacgaacgtaaaataatttcagaaaatttttagCGACGTTTAAGTTAATCTTTCGACAAATTCTTTTtcacttgaaataaaatatatgtttgatTATTTCAAAGGTTGTTTTTCAGGGGAGTTGAGAGGCTAGAGTAAAGCCTTCAAAATGATCCAACACATACTTCgcgattttttataatttttaatcgtttcCGAAATATTAAGCAgtaaaaacagattt
This window harbors:
- the LOC105197599 gene encoding uncharacterized protein LOC105197599 isoform X2, which produces MQTEEVVSRTQSIGIDSSFTDGAGLQHHLHHSAHLRCPLSPLIHMAVKQEPQEEEERSRDASTLSPQVDAGNVAGSVDSKHGQQVGNQIQGLDENRILTAPDAGNRGRTSRGRRKSRWKLKFHHQALPPEYLDHYEASLAQESLNSSPPRIIEPAASSPAPTNSTSTPSPVSDVHGWLQRIAAMQQELYPQVAPPQCPTALGHNQATGTRRSVITSVSSQTCNTTYPSHHIQQSQSQTSSRPPMKYSDLPYMGEITLDNSKPRRGRKPKKADICHLIYKNYGTILPGTPGHEERRLSPRDKQDPRERVSPQVPFQRTDVQNRISSLLEKRLTQENRRSFAMSENSREQDEPLNLCIRDLNQLKIRLLRKHGNVYESGQVKSETSSDGEEVECLGTGFLSEPANYSDPVGPRSNNSFVNHNNNVIDPVVGHNSGFMYWPNAGVFIHPMALQSQLLYYQKVAQNDKCPPPATDQLPKEQKIVPKSIYSMLETKSTAQVSALPTAPTVPVSTATSTSPRPKRNAPLGQQQNQPTKRKRSAIFIPPMPTENNNNPATEVSICKFKFTGGAKPSLQEKKSLSVDSGGNFRYYSGTGDKSMRGYEFFPREALQQPAGQSGSTSAAGAFLNAAGERIPPPTACQRSPVGQDDGRRKRKTRKSLQREKLEQTFKEKGFLIQTQQLESAEGATYCKFRQLRKFTRYLFRSWKDYLPGNVRELSGCGSGAAVAIDSDVADVEVDGDAALVPSPLPRNNLLDVPNNFVEDHRTLPIT
- the LOC105197599 gene encoding uncharacterized protein LOC105197599 isoform X1; the protein is MLPESNFPVTGGTMQTEEVVSRTQSIGIDSSFTDGAGLQHHLHHSAHLRCPLSPLIHMAVKQEPQEEEERSRDASTLSPQVDAGNVAGSVDSKHGQQVGNQIQGLDENRILTAPDAGNRGRTSRGRRKSRWKLKFHHQALPPEYLDHYEASLAQESLNSSPPRIIEPAASSPAPTNSTSTPSPVSDVHGWLQRIAAMQQELYPQVAPPQCPTALGHNQATGTRRSVITSVSSQTCNTTYPSHHIQQSQSQTSSRPPMKYSDLPYMGEITLDNSKPRRGRKPKKADICHLIYKNYGTILPGTPGHEERRLSPRDKQDPRERVSPQVPFQRTDVQNRISSLLEKRLTQENRRSFAMSENSREQDEPLNLCIRDLNQLKIRLLRKHGNVYESGQVKSETSSDGEEVECLGTGFLSEPANYSDPVGPRSNNSFVNHNNNVIDPVVGHNSGFMYWPNAGVFIHPMALQSQLLYYQKVAQNDKCPPPATDQLPKEQKIVPKSIYSMLETKSTAQVSALPTAPTVPVSTATSTSPRPKRNAPLGQQQNQPTKRKRSAIFIPPMPTENNNNPATEVSICKFKFTGGAKPSLQEKKSLSVDSGGNFRYYSGTGDKSMRGYEFFPREALQQPAGQSGSTSAAGAFLNAAGERIPPPTACQRSPVGQDDGRRKRKTRKSLQREKLEQTFKEKGFLIQTQQLESAEGATYCKFRQLRKFTRYLFRSWKDYLPGNVRELSGCGSGAAVAIDSDVADVEVDGDAALVPSPLPRNNLLDVPNNFVEDHRTLPIT